One segment of Onychomys torridus chromosome 3, mOncTor1.1, whole genome shotgun sequence DNA contains the following:
- the Kcna5 gene encoding potassium voltage-gated channel subfamily A member 5 produces MEISLVPLENGSAMTLRGGGEAGASCAQTPRGECGCPPTAGLSNQSEEPSPRGRATHGDEDQVGRPLPPLPRELPQPRGPPAEDEEEEGDPGLGTVEEDQAPQDAGSLHHQRILINISGLRFETQLGTLAQFPNTLLGDPAKRLRYFDPLRNEYFFDRNRPSFDGILYYYQSGGRLRRPVNVSLDVFADEIRFYQLGDEAMERFREDEGFIKEEEKPLPRNEFQRQVWLIFEYPESSGSARAIAIVSVLVILISIITFCLETLPEFRDERELLRHPPVPPQPPVPAPGANGSGAGGPSSGPTVAPLLPRTLADPFFIVETTCVIWFTFELLVRFFACPSKAEFSRNIMNIIDIVAIFPYFITLGTELAEQQPGGGGQNGQQAMSLAILRVIRLVRVFRIFKLSRHSKGLQILGKTLQASMRELGLLIFFLFIGVILFSSAVYFAEADNQGSHFSSIPDAFWWAVVTMTTVGYGDMRPITVGGKIVGSLCAIAGVLTIALPVPVIVSNFNYFYHRETDHEEQAALKEEQSNQRRESGRDTGGQRKVSCSKAPFCKTGGSLESSDSIRRGSCPLEKCHLKAKSNVDLRRSLYALCLDTSRETDL; encoded by the coding sequence ATGGAGATCTCCCTGGTGCCTCTGGAGAACGGCAGTGCCATGACCctcagaggaggaggggaggcaggggcaagctGTGCGCAGACCCCCAGGGGAGAGTGTGGGTGCCCTCCGACGGCAGGGCTCAGTAATCAATCGGAAGAACCCTCACCGAGGGGGCGCGCCACACATGGGGATGAGGACCAGGTGGGGCGGCCTTTACCCCCTCTGCCTCGGGAGCTGCCACAGCCCAGAGGGCCACCtgctgaggatgaggaggaagaaggcgACCCTGGCCTGGGCACAGTGGAGGAGGACCAGGCTCCACAGGATGCAGGGTCGCTCCATCACCAGCGAATCCTCATAAACATCTCCGGGCTGCGCTTTGAGACGCAGCTGGGCACCCTAGCGCAGTTTCCCAACACCCTCCTAGGGGACCCAGCCAAGCGCCTGCGCTACTTTGACCCCCTGAGAAACGAGTACTTCTTCGATCGCAACCGGCCCAGCTTCGATGGCATCCTCTACTACTACCAGTCCGGGGGGCGCCTGCGCAGGCCGGTCAACGTCTCCCTGGATGTGTTTGCAGATGAGATCCGTTTCTACCAGCTGGGGGACGAAGCCATGGAGCGCTTCCGGGAGGATGAGGGCTTcatcaaggaagaggagaagcccCTTCCCCGCAACGAGTTCCAGCGCCAGGTGTGGCTAATCTTCGAATACCCAGAAAGCTCGGGGTCCGCAAGAGCCATCGCCATCGTGTCGGTCTTGGTCATTCTTATCTCTATCATCACCTTCTGCTTGGAGACTTTACCTGAGTTCAGGGATGAACGGGAGTTGCTCCGCCACCCCCCAGTGCCGCCCCAGCCCCCAGTCCCCGCCCCAGGGGCCAATGGCAGCGGGGCCGGTGGCCCTTCCTCTGGCCCCACAGTGGCACCACTCCTGCCTAGGACCCTGGCTGACCCATTCTTCATCGTGGAGACTACATGTGTGATCTGGTTCACTTTTGAGTTGCTTGTGCGCTTCTTTGCTTGCCCTAGCAAGGCAGAGTTCTCTCGGAATATCATGAACATCATTGATATTGTGGCCATCTTCCCCTACTTTATCACCCTGGGCACTGAGCTGGCAGAGCAACAGCCAGGAGGCGGTGGTCAGAATGGGCAGCAGGCCATGTCCCTAGCCATCCTCAGGGTGATTCGCCTGGTCCGGGTGTTCCGCATCTTCAAGCTCTCCCGCCATTCCAAGGGGCTGCAGATCCTGGGTAAGACTTTGCAGGCGTCCATGCGGGAGCTGGGGCtactcatcttcttcctcttcatcggAGTCATCCTCTTCTCCAGCGCTGTCTACTTCGCAGAGGCAGACAACCAGGGGTCCCATTTCTCCAGTATCCCAGATGCCTTCTGGTGGGCAGTAGTCACCATGACCACCGTAGGCTATGGGGACATGAGGCCCATTACTGTGGGAGGCAAGATCGTGGGCTCACTGTGTGCCATCGCTGGGGTCCTCACCATCGCCCTTCCCGTGCCTGTCATTGTCTCCAATTTTAATTACTTCTATCATCGGGAGACTGACCATGAGGAGCAGGCTGCCCTGAAGGAAGAGCAGAGCAACCAGAGGCGGGAGTCTGGGCGGGACACAGGGGGTCAGCGGAAGGTCAGCTGCAGCAAGGCCCCCTTCTGCAAGACTGGCGGTTCCCTGGAGAGTTCTGACAGTATCAGAAGGGGTAGCTGCCCCCTAGAAAAGTGTCACCTCAAGGCCAAGAGCAACGTGGACTTGCGGAGGTCCCTATATGCCCTCTGTCTGGACACTAGCCGGGAAACAGATTTGTAA